Proteins encoded by one window of Perca fluviatilis chromosome 13, GENO_Pfluv_1.0, whole genome shotgun sequence:
- the cks1b gene encoding cyclin-dependent kinases regulatory subunit 1, whose product MSHKQIYYSDKYDDDKYEYRHVMLPKDIAKRVPKTHLMSETEWRNLGVQQSQGWVHYMIHQPEPHILLFRRPLVNQPKVIRERIAGSLEDQSCLSQINPK is encoded by the exons ATGTCTCACAAACAGATCTACTACTCTGATAAATATGACGATGATAAATACGAGTACAG GCATGTAATGCTACCCAAGGACATTGCAAAGCGTGTACCCAAGACCCATTTGATGTCGGAGACTGAGTGGAGGAACCTGGGAGTCCAGCAGAGCCAAGGATGGGTGCATTACATGATCCATCAGCCAG AGCCGCACATCTTGCTGTTCCGGCGCCCTCTGGTAAATCAGCCTAAAGTCATAAGGGAGAGAATTGCTGGGTCCTTGGAAGATCAATCCTGCTTGTCACAGATCAACCCAAAATAG